A DNA window from Citrobacter tructae contains the following coding sequences:
- the speB gene encoding agmatinase, protein MSTLGHQYDNSLVSNAFGFLRLPMNFMPYDSDADWVITGVPFDMATSGRAGGRHGPAAIRQVSTNLAWEHNRFPWNFDMRERLNVVDCGDLVYAFGDAREMSEKLQAHAEKLLSAGKRMLSFGGDHFVTLPLLRAHAKHFGKMALVHFDAHTDTYANGCEFDHGTMFYTAPKEGLIDPNHSVQIGIRTEFDKDNGFTVLDACQVNDRGVDDIIAQVKQIVGDMPVYLTFDIDCLDPAFAPGTGTPVIGGLTSDRAIKLVRGLKDLNIVGMDVVEVAPAYDQSEITALAAATLALEMLYIQAAKKGE, encoded by the coding sequence ATGAGCACCTTAGGTCATCAATACGACAACTCCCTGGTTTCTAACGCCTTTGGTTTTTTGCGTCTGCCAATGAATTTCATGCCATACGACAGCGACGCCGATTGGGTGATTACCGGCGTACCTTTTGATATGGCAACGTCCGGCCGCGCGGGTGGCCGCCATGGCCCGGCAGCGATCCGTCAAGTGTCTACCAACCTGGCTTGGGAGCATAACCGTTTCCCGTGGAACTTCGACATGCGTGAACGCCTGAACGTTGTGGACTGCGGCGATCTGGTTTATGCATTTGGCGATGCCCGTGAAATGAGCGAAAAACTGCAGGCGCATGCTGAAAAGCTGCTTTCTGCTGGCAAGCGCATGCTCTCCTTCGGTGGCGACCACTTCGTCACGCTGCCGCTACTGCGCGCGCACGCTAAGCACTTTGGTAAAATGGCGCTGGTGCATTTTGATGCCCATACCGATACCTACGCCAACGGCTGCGAATTCGATCACGGCACCATGTTCTATACCGCACCGAAAGAAGGTCTGATCGATCCGAACCACTCCGTGCAGATCGGTATTCGTACCGAGTTCGACAAAGACAACGGCTTTACCGTGTTGGATGCCTGCCAGGTGAACGATCGCGGCGTTGACGACATCATTGCGCAGGTTAAGCAGATTGTCGGTGATATGCCTGTGTATCTGACCTTTGATATCGACTGCCTGGACCCGGCATTTGCTCCGGGTACCGGTACGCCGGTGATCGGCGGTCTGACATCGGATCGTGCGATCAAACTGGTGCGTGGCCTGAAGGATCTGAACATCGTCGGGATGGACGTCGTTGAAGTGGCTCCTGCCTACGATCAGTCCGAAATCACCGCGCTGGCGGCGGCTACGCTGGCTCTGGAAATGCTTT
- the speA gene encoding biosynthetic arginine decarboxylase: MSDDISMGSPSSAGGQGVLRSMQEVAMSSQEASKMLRTYNIAWWGNNYYDVNELGHISVCPDPDVPEARVDLAELVKAREAQGQRLPALFCFPQILQHRLRSINAAFKRARESYGYKGDYFLVYPIKVNQHRRVIESLIHSGEPLGLEAGSKAELMAVLAHAGMTRSVIVCNGYKDREYIRLALIGEKMGHKVYLVIEKMSEIAIVLDEAERLNVIPRLGVRARLASQGSGKWQSSGGEKSKFGLAANQVLQLVEILRERGRLDSIQLLHFHLGSQMANIRDIATGVRESARFYVELHKLGVNIQCFDVGGGLGVDYEGTRSQSDCSVNYGLNEYANNIIWAIGDACEEHGLPHPTVITESGRAVTAHHTVLVSNIIGVERSEHTEATPPAEDAPRALQNMWETWQEMHEPGTRRSLREWLHDSQMDLHDVHIGYSSGTFSLQERAWAEQLYLNMCHEVQKQLDPSNRAHRPIIDELQERMADKIYVNFSLFQSMPDAWGIDQLFPVMPLEGLNQAPERRAVLLDITCDSDGAIDHYVDGDGIATTMPMPEYDPENPPMLGFFMVGAYQEILGNMHNLFGDTEAVDVFVFPDGSVEVELSDEGDTVADMLQYVQLDPKTLLTHFRDQVKQTDLDDALQQQFLEEFEAGLYGYTYLEDE; encoded by the coding sequence ATGTCTGACGACATTTCTATGGGTTCGCCTTCGTCAGCAGGCGGACAGGGTGTACTACGCTCCATGCAGGAGGTTGCAATGAGTTCCCAGGAAGCCAGCAAGATGCTGCGTACATACAATATTGCCTGGTGGGGTAATAACTACTACGACGTCAACGAACTCGGCCACATCAGCGTGTGTCCGGACCCTGACGTCCCGGAAGCACGCGTTGATCTTGCCGAGCTGGTGAAAGCCCGTGAAGCGCAGGGGCAACGTCTGCCTGCGCTGTTCTGCTTCCCGCAGATCCTGCAACACCGTCTGCGCTCGATTAACGCCGCGTTTAAGCGCGCCCGTGAATCTTACGGCTACAAGGGTGATTATTTCCTCGTTTACCCGATCAAGGTCAACCAGCATCGTCGCGTGATTGAATCACTGATCCATTCTGGTGAACCGCTGGGACTGGAAGCGGGTTCTAAGGCGGAACTGATGGCGGTTCTGGCCCATGCGGGTATGACTCGCAGCGTGATTGTCTGTAACGGTTACAAAGACCGTGAATACATTCGCCTGGCGCTGATTGGCGAGAAGATGGGCCACAAGGTCTATCTGGTCATCGAGAAGATGTCTGAAATCGCAATCGTGCTGGATGAAGCCGAACGTCTGAATGTGATCCCGCGTCTGGGCGTGCGTGCGCGTCTGGCATCGCAAGGTTCCGGCAAATGGCAGTCCTCCGGCGGTGAAAAATCTAAATTCGGCCTGGCGGCGAATCAGGTGCTGCAGCTGGTAGAAATTCTACGCGAACGCGGTCGTCTGGACAGTATCCAACTGTTGCACTTCCACCTCGGTTCGCAGATGGCGAACATTCGCGATATTGCTACCGGTGTGCGTGAATCTGCGCGTTTTTACGTTGAGCTGCATAAGTTGGGCGTGAACATCCAGTGTTTCGACGTGGGCGGTGGACTGGGCGTGGACTACGAAGGGACGCGTTCGCAATCTGACTGTTCGGTCAACTACGGTCTGAATGAATACGCCAACAATATTATCTGGGCGATTGGCGATGCCTGTGAAGAACACGGCCTGCCGCATCCGACGGTGATCACCGAATCGGGTCGTGCCGTTACCGCGCATCATACCGTGCTGGTATCTAACATCATTGGCGTTGAGCGTAGCGAACACACAGAAGCAACGCCTCCGGCTGAAGATGCGCCGCGAGCCCTGCAAAACATGTGGGAAACCTGGCAGGAGATGCACGAGCCGGGAACCCGCCGTTCGCTGCGTGAATGGCTGCACGACAGCCAGATGGATCTGCATGATGTTCACATTGGCTATTCATCCGGAACCTTCAGCCTGCAGGAACGTGCGTGGGCGGAGCAACTCTATCTGAACATGTGTCATGAAGTGCAGAAACAGCTCGACCCGAGCAATCGCGCGCACCGTCCGATAATCGACGAACTGCAGGAGCGTATGGCGGATAAGATTTACGTCAACTTCTCGTTGTTCCAGTCGATGCCAGATGCGTGGGGGATCGATCAGCTGTTCCCGGTAATGCCGTTGGAAGGGCTGAACCAGGCTCCTGAGCGCCGCGCGGTGCTGCTGGATATTACCTGTGACTCTGACGGTGCTATTGACCATTACGTTGACGGGGATGGTATTGCCACCACCATGCCGATGCCGGAATACGATCCTGAGAATCCGCCAATGCTGGGCTTCTTTATGGTCGGCGCATACCAGGAAATCCTTGGTAACATGCATAACCTGTTCGGCGATACCGAAGCGGTCGACGTGTTTGTCTTCCCGGACGGCAGCGTAGAAGTTGAGCTGTCAGACGAAGGGGATACCGTTGCGGACATGCTGCAATACGTGCAGTTGGATCCGAAAACGTTGCTGACCCACTTCCGTGATCAGGTTAAGCAAACCGATCTTGACGATGCGCTGCAGCAGCAGTTCCTCGAAGAGTTTGAAGCGGGACTGTACGGCTATACCTATCTCGAAGACGAGTAA